A segment of the Amycolatopsis thermophila genome:
CTCCCAGGCCTCGTGCACTCGCGCCGGGCCGCCGCCGGGCAGCAGGTCGCAGGAGCGGGCGAGCGCGTCGACGACCTCGTCGGCGGTCAGCATCCGCGCCTCCAGGCCGCGCCGCCGCAGCATCCGTTCCGCGCGCCGGGTGATCTCGGCCAGGACGGTCGGCACGTCGAGGCGCCCGGCCGGGGAGTCGATCATCGACTCGGCGACCGCCTTGGCGTCCAGCCGCACCGCGACCCACAGGGCGCGGTCGCGCGTCCCCGCTTCCCGCCCGGGCACGGAGTGCGTCACGACCTGGATGACGACGCCGGCCTGTTCGGCTTCGGCCGCGGTGCGGGCCAGCGCGGCGAGCGGGACGGGCGGGGTGGCGACCCCGGCGCCACCACCGACTTCGAGCACGGCGAACCAGCCCGCCTCGTCGCTGCCCATGCCGAGCTTGGTGTCGCCGGGGCCGTCGATGTCCTCGACGACCAGGTCCGGCGCCAGCTCGCACAGCGCGGCGAGCCGCGGGTCGTCCCGCTGCTCGCCCGCGGTGCCGCGGCGCGACCGGAAGCCCATCCACAGCATCAGGCTCTCGGTCCACCAGCGGCCCTTCGAGCGCCCGAACATCAGCACGATCACGGCGAGACCGATCGCGCCCGCGACGATCAGCGCCCACATCTCCTGCACGCCGACGGCCGCGACGACCACGAGCACGACCTCGAACGCCAGCAGGCGCGCGAGGCTCACCACCCCGAGCCGCCCGCGCCCGCGAGCGGGACGGAACCACGCCTGCCCTCTGGACTGGGCGCGCAGCTCGGCGGAGCCGCCACCGCGCGCGTCGAACTGCGCGGCGGCCTGCGGCTGCTGGCCAGTCGTGATCACCTGCGGAGCCCCTTCCACCAGCCAACGATATCGCCGGACCCGGCCATGATCACCGTACGAAAATCCGCGGCGCTCACGGCGGCCCCGTAGCCGACCCGCACCGTACCGCACTCCGGGGCGGCCGGGTTCGTGATGACCTGGCGTTTTTCCCTTGGACGCACGACGCCGCGCTGTCGGTTCCGTGCCAGGGCGATCAGCCACCCTGGTACAGGTAGCAGAATCTCCTGGCTGTCGGAGGCAACGGCAGGTGACCCCACCGCTCTTCGAGCCGGCCGATCCGGTCCGGGCGTACCTCAACGGCATCAGCCGGTCCGAGCTCCTGACACTCGAGGAGGAGGTCGTCCTCGCGAAACGGATCGAGGCCGGGCTCTACGCCCAGCACGTCCTCGCGACCACGCGGATCGCCGACCCGGTGCACCGCGCGGACCTGCTGACCATCGCCGAGGAGGGCCGGGAGGCGAAGAACCGGCTGCTGGAGGCGAACCTGCGCCTGGTCGTCAGCGTCGCCAAGCGTTACACGGGGCGCGGCATGTCGTTGCTGGACCTGATCCAGGAGGGCAACCTCGGGCTGATCCGCGCGGTCGAGAAGTACGACTACACGCCGGGGTTCAAGTTCTCCACCTACGCGACGTGGTGGATCCGCCAGGCGATCAGCCGGGCGCTGGCCGACCAGTCGCGCACCATCCGGATCCCGGTGCACCTGGCCGAACAGGTCAACCGCGTGCTGGCCGCCCGCCGCGAGCTGGCCGTCCGCCTGGGCCGCGAACCCGGGCACGAGGACATCGCCGCGGAGCTGAGCCTGACGCCGTTCCAGGTGATCGAGCTGCTGTCGTACAACGAGGAGCCGATCAGCCTGGACCAGACCGTCGGCACGGACGGCAGCAGCGTGCTCGCGGATCTGCTGTGCCACCCGGCCCGGCCGGGGGTGCCGGCGTCGTACCACGTGCTGCGCCGCGAGATCGACGACCTGCTGGCCACGCTCAAACCGCGCGAGCAGCAGGTGATCCGCCTGCGCTGCGGCCTCGACGACGGCCGCCAGCGCACGCTCGAGGAGGTCGGCCGCGAGCTCGGCGTCACGCGCGAGCGCATCCGCCAGATCGAGCGGCGCACGCTGGACAAGCTGCGCGAGGAGTCGCGCACCGCGCGCCTGCAGGCCTACGTCTCCTGACTCCACTGTGGACGCCCGCAGCGCCGCAGTGTCCCGGCCGTACCGCGGGCACTGACCTGCACCTTCGACCGCGCGTACGCGTCAGCCAAGCGGTCTCGATCCGCCAGCACGGCCGAGCACACTGAACCCGGCAGTGACCGTCGAGGGGGAAGATGGGCAGGCTGACATGGCTGAGACGAGGACCCTCTGCCGCACGTGCGGGGACTCGGACGGCTGGATCCTGGAGACCGACGTCGACCCGGTGACCGGTCTCGTGACGTCACGGGAAGCCCCGTGCCCGCGCTGCCGGCCGGCTTCGCGGCACCAGGACGATCTGTTCTCGCAGTTTTGACATCTGGAGCTCATGTGTAACACATGACTCTTGCAGGATCGTTCAACAATTCTGTACGGTCGCGGCACCCGAACGAATCGGAGTTGCCATGGCCGCCGTGCTCGAGGTCGTCGAGAGCGGACCGCTGTCGACCGTGCAGGACCTGGGCCGGCCCGGGTACGCCGACATCGGCGTGACCGGGTCCGGCGCCGCCGACCGCGCCTCGCTGAAGCTCGCGAACCGCTTGGCCGGCAACGGTGAGGGCGCGGCGGCGATCGAGGTGACCTTCGGCGGGTTCGCCGCCCGCGCGAGCCGGGACGTGATCGTCGCCGTGACGGGCGCGCCGTGCCCGATCACGGTCGACCGGATGGGCGCTCCGATGAACTCCCCGCTGCGGATCCCGGCCGGGACGGAGTTCCGGCTCGGCTGGCCAGACACCGGGTTGCGCAGTTACGTGGCCGTCCGCGGCGGCATCGCGGTGGAACCGGTCCTCGGCTCGCGGGCGACGGACCTGCTGTCCGGGCTGGGACCGGATCCCTTGCGGCGCGGGGTGGTTCTACCCCTGGGTGACCAGGTCGGTGACGCGTCCCCGGCCGGTTTCGCGCCGGTTTCCGCTCCCCCGTCGGACGAGTTGTCGCTGCGGGTGTTGCCGGGGCCCCGGGACGACTGGTTCACCGAGTCGGCGCTGCGCACGTTGCTCGGGCAGCCGTACGCGGTGACCTCGGAGAGCAACCGCGTCGGCATCCGGCTCGACGGGCCGGTGCTGCCGCGGGCGCGGCACGGCGAGCTCGTCAGCGAGGGCATGGTCACCGGCGCGCTGCAGGTTCCGCCGTCGGGCAAGCCGACGCTCTTCCTGGCCGACCACCCGGTGACCGGCGGGTATCCGGTGATCGCGGTCGTGGTGGCCGAGGACGTCGACAAGGCCGCGCAGGCCCGCCCCGGCCTGCGCGTGCGGTTCGACCTGGCCGGCGTTTAGGCCGAGAGTGTTCTAATTCACCTTTCCGGGTGTATATCGTTTCGTGATCGGGCGGGTGGGAAATCGGATCGGGTTCCGGCTCGGGCCGGTGAGCCGGATCCCGAATAGAAGAACCGCAATACCTTCGGTGACTGAAGGAGGGTTCAACTGTGCCCACTCGAATACGCCGGCTGGTCGTTTTCCCGGTCGCCTGCGCGGTCGCGATGGCCGGGTTGCTGGGTCTGGCCACACCCGCCGGCGCGACGCAGCTCAGCACCGGTGACCGCATCGTGAACGCCGCTGCCGAGGAGGCCGGCACGCCGTACCGTTCCGGCGGTTCAGGGCCGAGTGGTTTCGACTGCTCGGGTCTGACGCAGTACGCGCACAAGAAGGTCGGAATCACCCTGCCGCGCACGGCGCGCGACCAGCGTGCGGCGGTGCGCAGCGTGCCGAAGTCGCAGATGCGGCCGGGCGACCTGGTGTTCTTCTCGAACGGCCGCAGCGTCTACCACGTCGGCATCTTCGCGGGCAACAACAAGATCTGGGCAGCCCCCGAGTCCGGCGACGTCGTCCGGTTGCAGACCATCTGGACGAATTCCTACACCGTGGGCCGGGCCTGGTGACCCGGCCGCACTGACCGGCCATCCCGCCGCCGGGCGCTCGTTGACGAGCGCCCGGCGGACTCGCGGCTGTCCCGGTCGCCTTGCGGGTCTCCCTGTCGCCTCGCGGGTCTCCCTGTCGCCTTGCGGGTGTTCCGGCGCGTCGCGGATGTTCCGGCCACATCGCGGGTCTCCCGGTCACCTCGCGGGTGTCCCGGCGGCCCCGCGGATGTCCCCTCACGAATGGCACGTGCTCCGCCGACATCGCGGTGCGTTCCGGCGGCCTTGTCCTCGCGGCATCGCCTGTGTGCCGGCATCGCTGCCTTTCCTGCTGCGGCATTGCCTTTGGCCCTGCGGCATCGCTGGTGCCCTGACCACATCGCACTTCGCACTCGAAGCATCGCCTTGTTCCAGAGGCATCGCCTTCGGCCCGGCCTTTCGGAACGCGCCCGCAGACTTTCTGCCTTTTCCCTGGCCGGCTCGCGCGCGCCCAGCCTGCATCGGCTGCGCACTACCCCGCTCGTCCTTGTCCCCTGCCCGCCGCCCACCACCCATCGACCCCCCGCCCGCAACTGCTCCCAGCCCATCCGGCCCACGCCCCCCGTCCCCGCCTCTCCAGCCCGCGCCCGGTGTCGGCGCGCCCCAGCCCAGTTCGCCCCCAGTCCGCGCATCCCGGCCCTCGCGCATCCCCTACCCGCATCCAGTCGCCGCCGCTACGGTGACCTCGGCTTGCAAATAGTCGTTTTCGACTGGTAGTTTTCGACCATGCCACGTCGAGTCCTGGAGAACCCGCTGGTCCTGGCCGTGATGGGCCTGTTGCTGGAGTCTCCGATGCACCCGTACCAGATGCTCGCCGAGTTGCGGGAGCGCAGCAAGAACCGGTCGGTCAACCGCGGCACGCTGTACGACGTCGTGGAGGCGCTGGTCGCCGCGGAATGGCTGGCTCCACAAGGAACCGAGCGTGACGGCAATCGTCCGGAACGAACGGTGTACGCCCTGACCGGCGCGGGCCGGCACGAGCTGAAACGGCGGCTGGACAACCAGATCCGCGAGCCCCGGCGCGAGTTCACCGAGTTCCTGGGGGCGGTGAGCTACGTGGGGGCGCTCGGCCCGGACGGAGCGGTGGACGCGTTGACCGAGCGCGCGCGGCGGCTGGCCGAACGCATCGAGGCAGACCAGGCCCGGCTCGACGAGGCCCTGGACGGTGGCGTGCCGCGGTTGTACGTGATCGAGGCCGAGTACGCGCTCCACCTGTCCCGGGCCGAACTGGGGTGGGTGCGGAATCTGGTCGACGAGATTCGCGCCGGTTCCCTGGCCTGGCCGTCCTGAGAGAGGAGTTCTGTGCTTTTCGGTGTTTATCCCGGTGGTGTCACGGGCGACGACAGTGGCGGTTTGACCACTGGACCGCCGGACGATCCGGAACAGGTGAACCGCGCGATCGGCATGTTGCAGGGGCGTCCGGGTCGGCCGTTCCTGGTGCGGGCCTACCTCGGTTTCAGCGACACCACGTCGCCCAACGGTCCACACGAGACGGCCACGCCCGCAACGGCACTGCAGTACACCGGTGAGGGCCGCGCATTGGACCTCGTCGCCCAGTACCAGTCGGCGGCTGGGAACGTTCCGGGTTATGCCGCGTTCGTGCGACAGGTGGTCTCCCAGTACGGCGCCCAGACCGCGACGCTGCAGGTGACGGAGGAGCCGAACATGCCGGACAACCCGGTGCTGGACGGCTACTACCCGAAGGTCGTCGAGGCGCTGGTCGCCGGCGTATCCGCGGCGAAGGAGCGCGCCCGCGAGCTCGGTTTCGACCACCTGCGCGTCGGGTTCAACACCACACCCCTCTTCGGCCCGGGCGCGTCGTTCATCGCCGACCTGGTGCAGGCAGGCGGGCCGGCTTTCGTGTGCGACCTGGACTACATCGGCCTGGACTTCTTCCCGGACGTCTTCCGCCCGGTGCCGATCATCGAGTTGGCCGACGCAGTGACCGGCCTCCTACGCCACCACCGCGAGAACGTGCTGGCACCGGCCGGTCTCGGGGATGTCCCGCTGCACATCACCGAGCACGGCTGGCCCACCGGCCCCGACCGTTCATCGGCGCGTCAGTCCGAAGTGGTCGAAACGGTGGTCCGCGCGCTCGCGGGGGCGGCTGCGCAACTCAACATCACCACCTACACCCATTTCTCCCTTCGCGACGCGGACAGCTCCAACTCCGGCCTGTTCCACCAATTCGGCCTCCTGACAGATACCTACACGCCGAAACCCGCCTTCCACACCTACCGTGACTTGATCAACGAACTGGCCGGCTGACCGGCAGCGTCGGCTCCCCACTGTTCGACTCCCGCCGCACCCGCCGTGCTGGTCACCGACACCTGCCCACGCGCGGCGCCCACGGAGCCCCGTGCCCAGCCGCGCGCGCCACAACCACCTCCCTTACTCACTGGCCACCCGCCGGTCGAGCGCTCATCGACTCACCATCTGCGCCCGCGCCGCCGCGACGGCATCCCGCGCCGCGTCGTCCACCACCGCCGGGTCGGGTGGCTCCCGCAAGAGCACCAGGCGGTGGTAGATCGGCGCCGTCGCGGCCACCACCACCCGGTGCGCGTCCGTGCCTTCCGGGACCTCGCCGCGCGCCACCGCCCGGTCGATCACCACCTCGCAGCGCCGGTAGCGATCGCGCCAGAACTCGCGCAGCGCGGCGGCCGCCTGCGGGGATTGGAACGAGGCGTTGATCAGCGCGCGGGTGACCGATGTCTCCGCGTCCAGCGCCTCGTACACCTCGCGGTTGATCGCGGTCAGGTCGCCGAGCAGGGACCCGGTGTCGGCGGGCGCCCACTCGTCGTCGGTCGCCGCGTCGAACACGTCCGCCAGCAGGCCGCCGACATCGCGCCACCGGCGGTAGACCGTGGCGCGGTGCACGCCGGCCCGCTCGGCGACCGCGTCCATGTTGAGGCCGTCGTACTGGACCTCGACCAGCAACGACATCGCGGCGTCGATCACCATCTCCCGGTTCCGGGCGGTGCGCCCGCCAGGACGACGACGGGGAGTTGCGGATTCCGGCTCGGTCATGCCATCATCTTACTGCGACATCCGTCGCATTAACAGAGGGGGCGGGGATGAAATTCGACGAGATCGCGGTGACCGGCGCTCCGTACGGCGTCACGGCGGGGCCGGACGGACGGATGTGGGTGACGTCCGTCCACAGCGGACAGATCCTGCGCATCGGGGACGAGGTGTCGGTGTTCGACCTCGATCCGGGCTGCGGTCCGGCCGTCATCACCCCCGGGCCGGACGGTGCGCTCTGGTTCACCCGGCTGCACGACCACCGTATCGGCCGGATCGACGTCGATGGCGCCAGCACGTCGTTCGCCCTGCCCACTCCGGAAGCGGGCCCGTACGGGATGGCGGCCGGGCCGGACGGCGCGCTGTGGTTCACTGAGATGAACCTCGACCGCGTCGGGCGGATCACGGTGGACGGCGAGATCACCGAGATCCCGCTGGGCGTCGAGGGTTCCTACGCCTCGACGATCGTCACGGGCGCGGACGGCGCGCTGTGGGTCACGCTGAACCAGGCCCACGCCATAGCCCGGGTGACCGTGGACGGCAAGGTCACGGTGTTCGCCCTGCCGACCGAGAAGGCCGCACCGGTCGGCATCGCCCGGGGCGACGATGGCGCGGTTTGGTTCGTCGAGATCGGCGCGGGACAGGTTGGCCGGGTCACACCGGAGGGTGAGATCACAGAGTTTCCCCTGCCCCAACGGGACGCGCGCCCCCACGCGATCGCCGCCGACGGCGCGGGTGGGTGCTGGTTCACCGAGTGGGGCGCGAACCGGGTCGGGCACGTGACCGCGAACGGGGAGTTCGAGCACTTCGCCCTGCCCACACCGGGTTCCGAGCCGCACGGGCTGGCGGTGGCGCCCGACGGAGCGGTGTGGGTGGCGCTCGAAGCCGGGAAGGTGGCGCGATTGCACTGAGACCTGTGACGAGCCCGCAGGCGACGGGGCTGGTTGCCACCACCGGGCAGAGTGGATGCGACGGGTCGGTACGGACGCCGGTGGGAGCGCACCCAGATTGGTGGGCACGCGGCTCGGTGCTCGAACCGGCCGGCGCGTAAACGGGTCGGTGGCGCGCCGGTGAGAGCGCACGCGGATCGGTGCGCAAACGGGTCGGTGCGCGAGCTGGCCGGTACGCACGCACATCGGTGCGCAAACCCAGCCGGTGCGCGGGTCGGCACGCAAACGGGCCAGTGCGCAAACTGACCGGCGCGCACCCGGATCGGTGCACAAGCAGATCGGCGGGCGAACGGGCGGTGCGCGAGAGGGTCAGGGCGCGCGGCTCGACGGGCAACCGGATCGGTACGCGAACGCGAACGGGCCGGTGCGTGAGCGGGAGGGCGGCCCCGCGGACCGCCCTCCCGGATCTCACTCGCCCGGCGGCCGGCGGCATGTGTGCCGACAGCCCTGGGCGCTACACGGCGGCCGGATCGCGGCGGCGTACCAGCTTCCGCGCGAGGGGCCACACCAGCAGCACGGCGACCAGCACGTAGACCGCGATTGCGAGCGGGGAGTTGACCAGGCCGGACAGATCACCGTCGCTGATCTGCAGTGCGCGCCGCATCTGCTGTTCCGCGCTTGGGCCCAGGATGACCCCGATGATCGCGGGCAGGACGGGCAACCCGAAGCGCCGCATGACGAAACCGATCACGCCGATCACATAGAGGAGGATCAGATCGATCACGGAACCGCTCACGGCGTACGCGCCGACACTGGCGAAGAACAGGATCCCGGCATACAGGTAGGGCCGCGGGATCCGTAGCAGCTTCGCCCACACCGGTGCCATCGGCAGGTTGATCAGCAGCAACAGCACCAGCCCGACGAACAGGCTCGCGATCAGTGCCCACACCAGCGCGGACTCCCGCTGGAACAACAACGGGCCGGGCTGGATGCCGTACTGCTGGAACGCCGCCAGCATCACCGCGGCCACCGCAGTGGTCGGCAGACCGAGCGTCAGCATCGACACCAGCGTCCCGGCAGCCGAGGCGCTGGCCGTCGATTCGGGGCCGGCGACGCCCTCGATGGCGCCCTTGCCGAACTCCTCTTTCCTGCGGGACAAGCGCTTCTCGGTCACGTAGGACAGGAAGGTCGGGATCTCGGCCCCGCCCGCGGGGATCGCGCCGAACGGGAAACCGATCACCGGCCCGCGCAGCCACGGCTTCCAGGTCCGGCGCAGGTCGGAGCGCGACAGCCACGGCCGTCCGACCGGTATCGCCTCGGCCTGGGTCTGCCGCAGGTGCGCCGCCACCCACAGCGACTCACCGACGGCGAACAGGCCCACGGCCACGATCACGACGTCGACGCCGTCCGCGAGGTGCAGTGAACCGAACGTCAGTCGCGACTGGCCGGTCATCTCGTCGAGCCCCACCAGGCCGATGGTCAGACCGATCAGCAACGACGCGTAGCCGCGAACCCGGGACCTGCCGAGCACCGACGTCACCGCGATGAACGCCAGCACCATGATCGCGAAGTAGTCGGGCGCGCCGATGTCCACCGCGAGGTCCGCGATCAACGGCGCCAGCAGCACCAGGGCGATGGTGCCGATGATGCCGCCGGTGAAGTGGCCGATCGCCGCCGCGGCGAGCGCCTGCGGACCACGGCCCTTGCGCGCCATCGGGTTGCCCTCGATCGCTGTGACGACCGCGGCGCTCTCCCCTGGCGTGTTCAGCAGGATCGACGTCGTCGAGCCGCCGAACATGCCGCCGTAGTAGATGCCGGCGAACATGATGAACGCCGCCGTCGGGTCGAGTCCGTAGGTCACCGGCAGCAGCAGCGCCACCGCCATCGCCGGGCCGATGCCCGGCAGCACCCCGATCGCGGTGCCGAGTAGGACACCGATCGCGGCGAACAACAGGTGCGACGGGGTCAGCGCGGTGCCGAAGCCCGCCCAGAGGTTCGACAGGTCCATCGGTTACAGCACCCCCATCAGCGGGCCGCCGGGCAGCGGAACGCCCAGCAGGACGGTGAACACGAGCCACGTCACGAGCGACACCGCGGCCGAGATCAGCGGGTCACGGACGGGGTGGCGGCTGCCCAGCGCGTAGGCCGCGCCCCAGAACATGATCGCCGACGACAGCGGGAAGCCGAGCGTGTCGATCAGTGCCGCGTTGGCCAGGAAGGCGCCCGACAGCAACAGGACCGTGCGCCAGTCGGCGGGGGCGTCCAGGTCGACGTCCTCCCCCGCCTCGGCCTCGCCGCGCCCACCGCGGAGCACGTCGCGCGCAAGCAGCACGGCGACGAGCAGCAACAGCGACCCGACGAGGATCGGCACCGCCTTGGGGCCCACCGGTCCGCGCTGGGTGAAGTCCGCCGGGATGCGCAGGGCGTCGACGAGCACCAGGACACCGACGGCGAACAGGAAGGCGCAGACGCCCAGTTCGGAATGCGTGCGCCACCAGGACTTTGGTGGCGCCTCCTGCTCGAGCACGCTCATGCCAGCTCCTCCACGCCCCACCAAGGAACATCCAAGTCCGACTGCACACGCCGCCACCACGTCGACGGCGCCTCGCGCTCGCTCCTCGGGCCACCACGGCGCTCGATACGCGCGCCATCCGCGCGAGCGCACGAGTTCAACCAGGAGGGCGCAGGACACCACGAAGTCGACGGCGACACGGCGCTCCTGCCGCACCGGCCATCCACAACGTCCCGACCGCCCACAACGTGCCAGCCGTCTACAACATGCAGGCCACGCACAACGCGGCAGCTGGCCACAAGGCGCCGGGCAACCGGCCGTCGGGCACACCCTGTCCCGGGTGCGTGCGGCCGCGGCCTCGGCAACATCCGCTCCGCACTCAAACCGGCCCCACTACGCGAGGCTGGGTAACCGCTCACGGCCGAGTCCGCCGGCACCTCCCGCCGGCCACCCACAACGCGCCCGCCGTCCACGACGCGCCGGCTTCCCGCGACGCGCCCGTCCACGACGTCCCGGCCATCAACAACGTGCTGGCCGTCCACAACGCGCTGGCCAGCCGCTACCGGCGGATCATCCGCACGCCATCGGAGCGTTCGCGGGAACTTCGGCTCCTTCATGCCAGCCCCAGCTCCTTCAGCACCCCGGCCACCCGGTCGTTCTCCGATTTCAGGAACGCGGCGAAATCGTCCCCGGGCTGGAAGGCGGGTGTCCATCCGTTGCGTTGCAGGGCATCCCGCCACTGGGGCGTGTCCTGCAGCCGCGTGAAGAGGCCGATCAGCCGCTCGCGGTCGGGGTCCGACAGGCCCGGCGGCGCGACGATTCCGCGCCAGTTGGTGAACGAAACGTCCACACCGGACTCCCGCAGCGTGGGCGCGTCGATGCCCGGCACGCGTTGCGGTCCGGTCACCGCGAGCGCCCGCAGCGCACCCGACGCGATCTGGTCCCGCGTCTCGCCGATGCCGGACACCCCGAAGCCGACCTTGCCGCCCAGCACGGACGCCATCAGCTCGCCCCCGCCGTCGAACGGGATGTAGTTCACCCGCGGCGGCGCGATCCCGGCGGCCTGCGCCATCAGCATCGGCGCGAGGTGGTCCGGCCCGCCGGGCGCGGACCCGCCACCGACCGGCACACTGCCCGGATCGGCCCGCCACGCCTCCACCAGCTGCTGGATCGTCTGGTACGGCGAGTCCTTGCTGACCACGATGATGTCGGACTCCTCGGTCAGCTTCGCGACCGCGGTGGTGTCCTGCAACGACGACGGCGACTTGTTGGTGTACACCGAACCCACCACGCCAAGCCCCATGGACATGGCGAGCTTGCCGTTGCCGCGCTCGTTCACCAGCCGTCCGAGGCCGACCGTGCCGCCGGCGCCGGGCAGGTTGAACACCTCGATGTTGCCGTTGAGCCCGGCGTCCTCGATCGCCTTCACCGCCGTGCGGGCGGTGATGTCGTAGCCGCCGCCGGGCGAGTTGGGGACCATCATCCGCAGGCCCCGGATCTGGGGCCCGGTCTCCTCGCCGCCCGCCGACACCAGCGGGGGGATCAGGAGCAGTGCCGCGGCCGCGCCGAGAACGGCCAGCCACGCCTTGCGATTCTTCATCAGCGCACCTCGTTGTGGACTTTCGTCGTGGCGCATCCTGCCGCCCGCCCACGCCGCTGTCACCCGTTGCGCACTTATCGATCCTTGTGGTCATTGTGGTCACGGGCCACACCGCGCCCGCGGATGCGATAGTGGGGGCGTGGGTGCGCAAGGATCGCTGGCCCGCCAGCTGCTGGGCTGGCAGCTGATCATCGTGTTCGCCCTGCTCGCATGCGTGTTCGGCTACTCCGCCGTGCAGTCCGACCGCACCTTCACCGAC
Coding sequences within it:
- a CDS encoding type VII secretion protein EccE, with the translated sequence MITTGQQPQAAAQFDARGGGSAELRAQSRGQAWFRPARGRGRLGVVSLARLLAFEVVLVVVAAVGVQEMWALIVAGAIGLAVIVLMFGRSKGRWWTESLMLWMGFRSRRGTAGEQRDDPRLAALCELAPDLVVEDIDGPGDTKLGMGSDEAGWFAVLEVGGGAGVATPPVPLAALARTAAEAEQAGVVIQVVTHSVPGREAGTRDRALWVAVRLDAKAVAESMIDSPAGRLDVPTVLAEITRRAERMLRRRGLEARMLTADEVVDALARSCDLLPGGGPARVHEAWEAWHSARLSHGCFWIQSWPDPDRGTGLLAALSELPADLVSIALLLEPSYDGTMLRCLVRVGATAQRYGQVCDLVRTLAQRNGARVSRLDGQHAPAVYASAPSGGGAR
- a CDS encoding sigma-70 family RNA polymerase sigma factor, producing the protein MTPPLFEPADPVRAYLNGISRSELLTLEEEVVLAKRIEAGLYAQHVLATTRIADPVHRADLLTIAEEGREAKNRLLEANLRLVVSVAKRYTGRGMSLLDLIQEGNLGLIRAVEKYDYTPGFKFSTYATWWIRQAISRALADQSRTIRIPVHLAEQVNRVLAARRELAVRLGREPGHEDIAAELSLTPFQVIELLSYNEEPISLDQTVGTDGSSVLADLLCHPARPGVPASYHVLRREIDDLLATLKPREQQVIRLRCGLDDGRQRTLEEVGRELGVTRERIRQIERRTLDKLREESRTARLQAYVS
- a CDS encoding biotin-dependent carboxyltransferase family protein, which translates into the protein MAAVLEVVESGPLSTVQDLGRPGYADIGVTGSGAADRASLKLANRLAGNGEGAAAIEVTFGGFAARASRDVIVAVTGAPCPITVDRMGAPMNSPLRIPAGTEFRLGWPDTGLRSYVAVRGGIAVEPVLGSRATDLLSGLGPDPLRRGVVLPLGDQVGDASPAGFAPVSAPPSDELSLRVLPGPRDDWFTESALRTLLGQPYAVTSESNRVGIRLDGPVLPRARHGELVSEGMVTGALQVPPSGKPTLFLADHPVTGGYPVIAVVVAEDVDKAAQARPGLRVRFDLAGV
- a CDS encoding C40 family peptidase; this encodes MAGLLGLATPAGATQLSTGDRIVNAAAEEAGTPYRSGGSGPSGFDCSGLTQYAHKKVGITLPRTARDQRAAVRSVPKSQMRPGDLVFFSNGRSVYHVGIFAGNNKIWAAPESGDVVRLQTIWTNSYTVGRAW
- a CDS encoding PadR family transcriptional regulator, whose translation is MPRRVLENPLVLAVMGLLLESPMHPYQMLAELRERSKNRSVNRGTLYDVVEALVAAEWLAPQGTERDGNRPERTVYALTGAGRHELKRRLDNQIREPRREFTEFLGAVSYVGALGPDGAVDALTERARRLAERIEADQARLDEALDGGVPRLYVIEAEYALHLSRAELGWVRNLVDEIRAGSLAWPS
- a CDS encoding TetR/AcrR family transcriptional regulator, with product MTEPESATPRRRPGGRTARNREMVIDAAMSLLVEVQYDGLNMDAVAERAGVHRATVYRRWRDVGGLLADVFDAATDDEWAPADTGSLLGDLTAINREVYEALDAETSVTRALINASFQSPQAAAALREFWRDRYRRCEVVIDRAVARGEVPEGTDAHRVVVAATAPIYHRLVLLREPPDPAVVDDAARDAVAAARAQMVSR
- a CDS encoding Vgb family protein → MKFDEIAVTGAPYGVTAGPDGRMWVTSVHSGQILRIGDEVSVFDLDPGCGPAVITPGPDGALWFTRLHDHRIGRIDVDGASTSFALPTPEAGPYGMAAGPDGALWFTEMNLDRVGRITVDGEITEIPLGVEGSYASTIVTGADGALWVTLNQAHAIARVTVDGKVTVFALPTEKAAPVGIARGDDGAVWFVEIGAGQVGRVTPEGEITEFPLPQRDARPHAIAADGAGGCWFTEWGANRVGHVTANGEFEHFALPTPGSEPHGLAVAPDGAVWVALEAGKVARLH
- a CDS encoding tripartite tricarboxylate transporter permease; protein product: MDLSNLWAGFGTALTPSHLLFAAIGVLLGTAIGVLPGIGPAMAVALLLPVTYGLDPTAAFIMFAGIYYGGMFGGSTTSILLNTPGESAAVVTAIEGNPMARKGRGPQALAAAAIGHFTGGIIGTIALVLLAPLIADLAVDIGAPDYFAIMVLAFIAVTSVLGRSRVRGYASLLIGLTIGLVGLDEMTGQSRLTFGSLHLADGVDVVIVAVGLFAVGESLWVAAHLRQTQAEAIPVGRPWLSRSDLRRTWKPWLRGPVIGFPFGAIPAGGAEIPTFLSYVTEKRLSRRKEEFGKGAIEGVAGPESTASASAAGTLVSMLTLGLPTTAVAAVMLAAFQQYGIQPGPLLFQRESALVWALIASLFVGLVLLLLINLPMAPVWAKLLRIPRPYLYAGILFFASVGAYAVSGSVIDLILLYVIGVIGFVMRRFGLPVLPAIIGVILGPSAEQQMRRALQISDGDLSGLVNSPLAIAVYVLVAVLLVWPLARKLVRRRDPAAV
- a CDS encoding tripartite tricarboxylate transporter TctB family protein codes for the protein MSVLEQEAPPKSWWRTHSELGVCAFLFAVGVLVLVDALRIPADFTQRGPVGPKAVPILVGSLLLLVAVLLARDVLRGGRGEAEAGEDVDLDAPADWRTVLLLSGAFLANAALIDTLGFPLSSAIMFWGAAYALGSRHPVRDPLISAAVSLVTWLVFTVLLGVPLPGGPLMGVL
- a CDS encoding Bug family tripartite tricarboxylate transporter substrate binding protein, with translation MKNRKAWLAVLGAAAALLLIPPLVSAGGEETGPQIRGLRMMVPNSPGGGYDITARTAVKAIEDAGLNGNIEVFNLPGAGGTVGLGRLVNERGNGKLAMSMGLGVVGSVYTNKSPSSLQDTTAVAKLTEESDIIVVSKDSPYQTIQQLVEAWRADPGSVPVGGGSAPGGPDHLAPMLMAQAAGIAPPRVNYIPFDGGGELMASVLGGKVGFGVSGIGETRDQIASGALRALAVTGPQRVPGIDAPTLRESGVDVSFTNWRGIVAPPGLSDPDRERLIGLFTRLQDTPQWRDALQRNGWTPAFQPGDDFAAFLKSENDRVAGVLKELGLA